From the Methanobacterium spitsbergense genome, the window TTTCTCAGATCATAATATCCTTTAATTCTATCTAACTCTTCTTCCACTACAAAATCAGTCCATTTTTTCTTACCTTCTATCTCCTCCTTGGAAAATCCTGTTAATCTTTCAACCTCTGAATTTACACGTGAAATTGTCATATCTTGATCAATCATAATAATTGCAGTTCCAGTATTTTCAAAAATAGCTCTATAATAGATCTCACTTTCATGAGCTTCATTTTCTGCGATTTTACGGGATTCAACTTCCTTTTCAGCTACCACTAAAAGATTTTTATTCTCTTTTAATGTGATAAATTGACGAATAACTACTAGAAAAATGATTAATCCTACAACTAATTTAATTAACTGATAATTTGATTCGGATTGATTGTCATTAACCCATAAAAGTAGTATAAATGCGATTAACACCCAAATAAAAGGCAAATAAGAAATTAAATTAGATTTCTGGATCCAAATTATTATCTTAGAATATCTTTTCAAATCTATTTTTTCGTTACTCGCTTGTAAAAATGCAGCTAATCCAACCATAATAAAACTTATTATCCATCCCGTATCCAACAAACCGCCAGATATATAAGTTCCTTGTAATGTTTGATACGCATAAAAACTATCAGTAATAATCATAAACAAAATACCCATACTCAGAAATAATATTGGCACAAAATAATCATCAAACTTACTATAAATCCATCTTAATAAAACAAAAAATAATAAGAAATCTCCAATTATGTAACTTACAGATATTATATTAGCAAATGAGTTTTGTTGGCTTGAAAAAGTTGGCATAATTAAAAAAGTCCAAAATATGAGTCCAACAGCAATGAAAATAATTCCCATGTCTAAAAATATTTTAAGCATTTCACTCTTACTGAAAGAAAATTTGGATAAATAATAAATACCAATAGCAAAAAGCGGATAAAAAATTAAATAAAAACCATCAGCTACAGATGGAAAAGGGTTCTGATTAAATCCAAGCTCTAATATAGCCCATAATATATCTCCAATTGTATAAAAAGAAAATGCTAATGCTATAAACATCCAAGCCATTTGCACACGTCTACCATAATAAACAGACCTAATAGCTGCATAAAACAAGGTTAAAACAACCAACAAATCAATTACAATGGGGAAAAGATCACCAAAAAACATCCTCAGTGTAGAATCGTTACTCAACAATATTGTAAGGATCATAAAACTAATTACAATAATAAAAGCAATTATAAAAATATTTTTAACTGATATTAAAGGCTTACTAACCATATTACAATACATTCCAAAATAAAATTTAACCTCAATATATTACTTAACAAATTAAAATTAATGAACATATCATAAATAGTTTCAGATTATTTTAATATTAAACTTATTAAAATCTGATTTAAGAACAATACCATAAACATAACAAAATAAAGTATACACTCATTAAGATAATACCCCTAAATTTATCTGTAGATTAATAATTAATACTGTCATTATTATTCATTTTTGTACGGATATATTATAGAATCCATCAGTATCAGATATATTGGTTTGAAACTCTGTTTTTCAACTTTTTCCATAGTTTTTTAAGATCATTACAAACTATTGACTTTGAAATAGTATTTTGCCTGCATACTAACTCATTGGTTCATTGGTAGCTCACCATCATTCCTCCCCTAGCAACCCTCGAAGCAGGCAGTCTGTCCAGTGCTGGGTTTCTCCTATTCATAGTAGGCTCAGCCAATCTCTTAAGAGGACCGTAGGCACCAGTCGTAATGATAT encodes:
- a CDS encoding histidine kinase dimerization/phosphoacceptor domain -containing protein; translated protein: MVSKPLISVKNIFIIAFIIVISFMILTILLSNDSTLRMFFGDLFPIVIDLLVVLTLFYAAIRSVYYGRRVQMAWMFIALAFSFYTIGDILWAILELGFNQNPFPSVADGFYLIFYPLFAIGIYYLSKFSFSKSEMLKIFLDMGIIFIAVGLIFWTFLIMPTFSSQQNSFANIISVSYIIGDFLLFFVLLRWIYSKFDDYFVPILFLSMGILFMIITDSFYAYQTLQGTYISGGLLDTGWIISFIMVGLAAFLQASNEKIDLKRYSKIIIWIQKSNLISYLPFIWVLIAFILLLWVNDNQSESNYQLIKLVVGLIIFLVVIRQFITLKENKNLLVVAEKEVESRKIAENEAHESEIYYRAIFENTGTAIIMIDQDMTISRVNSEVERLTGFSKEEIEGKKKWTDFVVEEELDRIKGYYDLRNDPNKRPREYETKGQDKEGNIKDILVTVVTIPDTQKLLASLIDITKSKNAENLIKSSLNEKNILLREIHHRVKNNMQIISSLLNLQTRYTNDEKAVNILKESQNRVRSMAMIHEKLYQSKDLSHINFIDYIQSLVSKLFYSYNIEEARIKPVLEIENVNLNMETAVPCGLIISELISNSLKYAFPNEMKGNIHITLKSVDDKYELIISDNGIGLPADFDLNKLESLGLLLVNTLIEQIDGKITINKSHPTQFKITFKELKYKERI